The sequence GAACAGGTTGAAGGCCCTCCCATCCATGCTCCCCATGCTTCCATCGATGCTCAGGGATGACAAGAAGGACCTAGAGGACGACGCAGTCGCCGTGCAACTCGAAGTGTCAAACATGAGGTTCAAGCCGCCGTTGCTCCTCTCGCACATCTCGTTCTGGAGCTTCAGCTGTTGCTGAAGCTGGAACATACGGTTGTTGTGCTGCTGGTGGAGGAAATGGAGGTGAGTGGGGGTAGGACTGCTGAGGGTCGCTTGGATTTCCGATGCAGGGTTCTCAAGGAACATTCTTGGTGGGATTTGTGGAGGCATGTTGGCAGTGGAACCCAACTCATTAACTGGCTTCTGTAGTAGGTTTCTTGGAAGGAGTTGGAGCAGCACCGCAGAAGGGTCAGCTCTGGAGGCTGCTGGGTTGTCTAAGAAGATGCTGTGGTTGAAGCGGCGCTGATGGGGACTCTTGAGCCTCCTCAGCCTTGCATGGCCAACACCATTTCCAAGCATCGAAACAACCTTGGTAAACTTAGAAACAGCAGTTCCTGTCTCTGCCAGTAGATTCTTGTGAGCTAAGGGTTGGTGTTGTGTCTCAGACAGTAAGCTCAGCACTCTGTGGCAGCTCTCCACAGCTGCCATATTAGCGTCTTCCACTCCTTCCATTTCAGCAACCCCAACAAATCCCTTCCAGGCTCTCTTTCAACGACACGAATCCCTCATCTGTCCCAACCTACAGAACCAGAGAAATCTGAGCAACAAAAATTACACATTTCAAAAGGTCTTGCTAATCTCTTTCAGTCTCGAAGCGTGAAAAGCAAATGTTATGATCCAAATGCGACTCAATCAAaagaaaaggggaagaaaatCGAAGTATCTCCTGTAAAACAGATTAAAATCATGAAGTCTCCAAAATCGAACACAAGAAACCGCCATGAAAGAGGTAAGCTCAGGGGTTCCAAGGTCCGATTTTGACGATACAGACCAGCTAAAGCTGCCCTTTTTTGCCTTGCACCGATTGCATCAAACTAAACTAACACAGAAATACGCAAGAAATACTAGATTTCAGAGGAAGGGTGAAAACGAGAAGGTAAAACCCCACTATAGAAGAGAGATGAGAAGGAAACCCTAAGGGATCGGTTGCCGAGGTGGAACCTTGTCGAGGGAAAGACTCGAGGccgcaataaaataaaataaacataaataaatatatatatatatatatatagataatccTTTTTTAATCCAAAAACACAGCATAAATTAAAGAATTAGATTCCGAAAGCGAGGAAGAAAGCGCATGTAATTTTAATGAACTGGAAATATAGCGGTGGACTTCACGGCACGGGAGGAGATCTCCACCGCCGGAGTTCGATCAGACGGTCATGGGCTATGACGAGTGGGCCCCGCTCTCCTCCTGCTTGAATGGGTTGTCGCGTTGGTTCCTTGTCATCTTCCTTCTCCGAGCGGAGATCTTCTCCAAGTAACTGATTCGTCTAGCAGAATCGAACGATGATGATTTATCCATAAGCACAATGGACGGAGATCCGATGATGATGGATAAGAAGCTTTTCGTCAAAGTCGCAGCGGTTGGGATGACGGAGCGAAACGGCGGGACACGTCACCACGTGCATGCCGACCCCATATGGGGTTTGGTGGTGGCGGTTGGATGACGCGCGCGTGGGACCCCATCGCATGGGCCACGACGCCGCTGACTGATCGTGGGCCACCACGGCTCACGTGGCCATGGGTCGGATCCGATCGAACTTTGATCCGATTTCTTGGAACATTTTCGTATTTCTCTCTCCCTGCTTCAACAGTATCATATATAAAAAGACAAGATGAAATAGCGACTTTTCCTTTCTTACATGTACATATCATATGCTACGTAATAAAAGCAAAATCTATCGTACCAAAATATATCGCTCGTATCCAGTAGCATGTACCGGGATACGGATCATCCAGTACCACTATAgtactatattataatattattataatatactataacactgctacagtatataaaaaataaaaaattattcaatacATCAGGACGTATCGTTTGATACGTCCTGATGTATCACCCGGATCGAAACACCAATTCAGTAGCAAACATTACATAAAAGAACATACATGATGTAGCAGTTGGCTGCTATTTATTATCATCAACTAGCTTAATAATTAATAATCAAGATGGAGAAGAAGCACATGCACATTTGACCTCAAACAATAAGAATTAAATGGAGATAATGTACAATGCGGGGTAGAAAGAACATCAAAATGCAATGGGTACAGAAAGGAAATCCAAATTGCAACTCCATTTCAATGGAAGC comes from Musa acuminata AAA Group cultivar baxijiao chromosome BXJ3-3, Cavendish_Baxijiao_AAA, whole genome shotgun sequence and encodes:
- the LOC103979918 gene encoding protein WRKY1-like; protein product: MEGVEDANMAAVESCHRVLSLLSETQHQPLAHKNLLAETGTAVSKFTKVVSMLGNGVGHARLRRLKSPHQRRFNHSIFLDNPAASRADPSAVLLQLLPRNLLQKPVNELGSTANMPPQIPPRMFLENPASEIQATLSSPTPTHLHFLHQQHNNRMFQLQQQLKLQNEMCERSNGGLNLMFDTSSCTATASSSRSFLSSLSIDGSMGSMDGRAFNLFGGPQLSNPMNWHPHDRRCSGGGIDGSGGKCGKTSRCHCSKKRKLRVKRTIKVPAISNKLADIPADDCSWRKYGQKPIKGSPYPRGYYKCSSMRGCPARKHVERCIEDPTMLIVTYEGEHNHAKL